In a genomic window of Coprococcus eutactus:
- a CDS encoding ABC transporter ATP-binding protein, with translation MIKAEGLKKVYGGDFVSVDDLSFHINKGEIVGFVGQNGAGKTTTIKMLTGILMPTEGRVVINGYDMREKPMEAKQSMGYIADNPDIFLRLTGLEYVNFIADIYGVSVSDRKARIEQMAERFGMEDSLNRQMVSYSHGMRQKMMVIAALVHNPPVWILDEPMTGLDPNAAYELKKMMREHADAGNCVFFSTHVLEVAEKLCDKIIMIRKGKDIYQGTLEELENQHKNKSLEEIFVEMTHEEF, from the coding sequence ATGATAAAAGCGGAAGGGTTGAAGAAAGTGTATGGAGGGGATTTTGTATCGGTTGATGATCTCAGCTTCCATATAAACAAGGGAGAGATTGTTGGATTTGTCGGACAGAATGGTGCAGGTAAGACAACCACGATCAAGATGCTGACAGGAATACTTATGCCAACCGAGGGCAGAGTTGTGATAAATGGCTATGACATGAGGGAGAAGCCGATGGAGGCGAAACAGTCCATGGGATACATAGCTGACAATCCTGATATTTTCCTTCGCCTTACAGGACTTGAGTATGTAAATTTCATCGCAGATATATATGGGGTATCGGTGTCTGACAGGAAGGCAAGGATTGAGCAGATGGCTGAGAGATTCGGAATGGAGGACAGCCTGAATAGACAGATGGTCAGTTATTCCCATGGAATGAGACAGAAGATGATGGTCATAGCAGCCCTGGTACACAATCCACCGGTGTGGATACTTGATGAACCGATGACAGGGCTTGATCCGAATGCTGCCTATGAACTGAAGAAGATGATGAGAGAACATGCAGATGCTGGCAACTGTGTTTTCTTTTCCACGCATGTGCTTGAGGTCGCAGAGAAGCTCTGTGATAAGATCATAATGATACGCAAGGGAAAGGATATATATCAGGGAACTCTTGAGGAACTTGAGAATCAGCATAAGAATAAATCTCTTGAGGAGATTTTTGTGGAGATGACGCATGAAGAATTTTAG
- a CDS encoding aminopeptidase: protein MAQKNAWSKYKKEEIKELESLCKNYREFLDNGKTERECVKEIVSQAEENGYKDLKKIIKNKEKLEAGDKVYAVWMNKTVAMFNIGKKKLEKGMNILGAHIDSPRMDVKQNPLYEKGGFAYLDTHYYGGIKKYQWVTLPLAIHGVVAKTNGDVLTVNIGEDKNDPVFCVTDLLIHLSQEQLKKRADSVIEGEQLDILFASRPVEGKEKEAVKAAVLDLLEKKYDMKEEDFLSAELEIVPAGKARNCGIDESMIMAYGQDDRVCAYTSLVAMFEADLPEKTTCCLLTDKEEIGSVGATGMQSHFFENTVAEIMNAMGGFSEISLRRCLASSRMLSSDVSAGFDPTFESAFDKKNAAVFGEGMVFNKFTGSRGKSGSNDANAEYMAAIRKLMDDDEITYQTAELGKVDVGGGGTIAYILSLYGMEVIDCGVAVLNMHAPWEVTSKADIYETKKGYVAFLKNA, encoded by the coding sequence ATGGCACAGAAAAATGCATGGAGTAAGTACAAGAAAGAAGAGATAAAGGAACTTGAGAGTCTCTGCAAAAACTACAGGGAATTTCTTGACAATGGCAAGACTGAGAGAGAATGTGTCAAGGAGATAGTCAGTCAGGCTGAGGAAAACGGTTACAAAGATCTCAAGAAGATAATCAAGAACAAAGAGAAGCTTGAGGCTGGCGATAAAGTGTATGCGGTCTGGATGAACAAGACTGTAGCGATGTTCAACATAGGAAAGAAAAAACTCGAAAAGGGTATGAATATATTGGGAGCCCACATTGATTCCCCTCGTATGGACGTCAAGCAGAACCCACTTTACGAGAAGGGCGGCTTTGCTTATCTTGACACACACTACTATGGCGGAATCAAAAAGTATCAGTGGGTGACACTTCCTCTGGCTATACATGGAGTTGTGGCAAAGACAAATGGCGATGTACTGACTGTAAACATAGGCGAGGACAAGAATGATCCGGTATTCTGTGTTACAGATCTTCTTATACACCTCTCACAGGAGCAGCTCAAGAAGAGAGCAGATTCTGTTATAGAAGGAGAGCAGCTTGATATACTCTTTGCAAGCAGACCGGTTGAGGGCAAGGAGAAGGAGGCTGTCAAGGCTGCAGTCCTTGATCTGCTTGAGAAGAAATACGACATGAAGGAGGAGGACTTCCTCTCAGCGGAGCTAGAAATCGTTCCTGCTGGAAAGGCAAGAAATTGCGGTATAGATGAGAGCATGATCATGGCTTACGGACAGGATGACAGAGTGTGTGCATACACATCACTTGTCGCGATGTTTGAGGCTGATTTACCAGAGAAGACTACCTGCTGTCTCCTGACGGACAAGGAGGAGATAGGAAGTGTCGGTGCAACTGGAATGCAGTCACACTTCTTTGAGAATACAGTTGCAGAGATCATGAATGCCATGGGGGGATTTTCTGAAATATCCCTCAGAAGATGTCTTGCATCGTCAAGAATGCTTTCATCAGATGTATCTGCGGGCTTTGATCCTACATTTGAGTCGGCATTTGACAAGAAAAATGCAGCTGTATTTGGAGAGGGAATGGTGTTCAACAAGTTCACTGGATCAAGAGGAAAGTCGGGATCAAATGATGCAAATGCAGAATACATGGCAGCAATCAGAAAGCTAATGGATGATGATGAGATAACATATCAGACAGCAGAGCTTGGAAAGGTCGATGTCGGCGGAGGCGGAACTATAGCATATATACTTTCACTTTACGGTATGGAAGTCATAGACTGCGGTGTCGCTGTGCTGAATATGCATGCACCATGGGAAGTGACATCGAAGGCGGATATTTACGAGACAAAGAAGGGATATGTGGCATTTCTGAAAAATGCATAG